A segment of the Panicum hallii strain FIL2 chromosome 1, PHallii_v3.1, whole genome shotgun sequence genome:
tcgtcgacgggttctccctcggttacttcgtgatctacggcgcacacaaataAACATTCCATAAAGAAgagaaataaaggttttatctacaagcccgaatcaagaataacttaagaaacaatggtagaaagaatattgctgggagatttcttgatggcgtggccgacattatgttagaaatggcgtggtaaagttttgggtcaaacggaaggtttttggcacataaaataataggccgagcGGGGTTTAGGGGGCGAATAAGGGTCCAGGCGTccatttgtaattactgttgggaggggagggcttgattagaatttttttgggaatacctagggtactctgaaAAGGGTCAGGGGTTTAatcgtaattattttgtgtagtggaaggGTTTATTTTCTAAATAGAGTGAACATAgggtttatttggaaaaagaGATCAAGGGGAGGTGGGGCTCTTAAAGAGATAGgcagaagggcagggggctcaagGCAAatttgcccttcttcctcctcccgttaccaggaacagaggagggggagaggagccggcggcggcgccgattccggcggctccggggcacggcggcggccgggggcaggggcaaaacggagaggggagcaagggggatctattcctctactcaccatgagatggggtggcgcgaggcggcctgACCACGAGGGCCAgtagcggcgggcggaggcccttgcggcggcagcggtgcagggccggggagggggctaggggcggcgatggaggtggtggtggtggcgaggcTCGTCGTGgggggggggtatttataggccggcaGGGGCGGGAATGAGggagggcgcggtggaggccggtgagctcggaggcggccagtaatggcggtggcgttgggtcgtcgctgcgcaagtggtcggtggcgcgtagcggggaggggcggcctgggggatGCGCTGCATAGGGGGGGGCGGCcagtggcgaggcgacgcgcggcggccagctctgctccgccgcggcacgccggggcaagcgcgagcgccgAGACCGCAagggggtacggcgcgcgcagaggagggccaagttaggcagctcctgtggagtcGCCAGtggggggggtggtggtggccgggcgctcggcgtcgggctctgctcggcgtcgcgctgcgcgtgcaggggaatgagggaaggagcaggaaagagaaaaagagaaagggggaaaagaagaagagggaaaagagaaacagaggagaaaggaagggagagaggggggctgcgtcggcgggattcgcggcgacggtcgcgagagtgcggcgcgacgcgcgaggagggggggctgcgtcggcggaattcgcggcgacggtcacgagcgcggggttgagcacgcggcacggcgcgcgggtcgaggaacagagaaaggatggcggttgAATTTTGGATGTCAGGCGGCGAGACGTCGGgaaatgttttgggcgattaggtgCTCGGACGGTAGAGGGTTTAGGGGTGATCCGAGCTTGACGAcgaaaaagttttgaaaattacttttagcgagtgatttgtactgtaatttaaatagggtaaaaacgcgggcgttacataCTGACATACTAATAACGCGATATTGTGCATGTCCTGCGCGGAAAAGCGTGTTACCTGCTGTACAATTAAGTTGGAACCTTTCATTTCCAAAACAACCGTCTTCGAGCCCGAAAGGGAAGGGAATGCTCATATTTCCACATGACCTCAAGCATTGTTCTTTAGGCTCGGGGTTGTAATCTGCTCCATAATAGATTAACAGCGAGTAAGAACAAGAGgattgaagttaaatatgttGATGTTTTGGAGAAAAACAAGCAGGGAGAACCTTGTCGCGGCTCGCATCCTTCCGAAAGGTAAGGATTGGATTGGTAGTTGGATTGGTAGTTATTGCAGTGACAGGTGTAACCTCCATATGACGCGTTTGCACAATTGCTGTTGGTGGCACAAGCATAACTCGCCTTATTCGTTTGCGCTCTTTCGCAGCTTGGTTGGTCCATGATGGCAACCTCAAGCACACCAGGAAGCTTGCTTGCATTTGTCCAACTTGATAAAAGATGGTGCGACGTATAATAATTGTCGCCCATGGAAGCGATTATGCCAAGGTGTACAGAATCTGATCGTGCTGCCATACCATCAGCCCGAACAATTGTTGCCTGAAAATCTGAGATGTTCTGTTCGAAACTGATGAGACAGCAACCGATATTATTACAAGATCCTTGATTCGGGGGTACCTCGCCGCGGCACCTactcatgcaggagccgatggGGTTTCCCACATTATCGAACAACTTGACATCGAAATCACAGCCAAGGGCGTAGAAATCGTTATATTGGCCGGGGATAGTTAAACCCTTAGCTGGGGTGTTCCAGGATATATTGTAGTTGTTCGTACCTGATCCCGAGGTAACGTTGAAGAACATAGGGGGCTCAACCAAACCACTACCAGACATGGAAGTAATCTGAGTTGTGCTGTTGCCCAAAAACAGCTCTGGAGGCTGAGTGGCGTGGTTGCAGGTAAGCTCGAGGCCGCCGGAAGCAGCCGGCCCCTATGCCGAAGGGGTAGGAGATGTTGACGTCGCCGCAGCTAGAGGGGCAGTGAGCTAGTGCGGCGGCCGAAGGGATATGCAGTAGCCCTCCGTCTCCCGAGGCTGCGGATGCAGGTGGCATGGCAGCCAAGCATGCCAGCACGAAAGCCATGGCGCAAACTATTTCTCCATCGGAGCTCATCGCTACGCCAGTCAGCTTGCCTGCGTGGTGCTGGTGTTCTACGGGAACTACGCATATTCAGAGGCTTCTTTGTGCAAGCGTAGAGACTATAAAGGCGTCCCTGAGGTCTGATGAGCAGAATCTAGCACTCAGCAAGCACAATGCATGGCCCTAAGCACACGCTACGTACTGTCCAATCAGATGTCACGCGGTCGGTCGTCGCCCCTGCCGGGTCCGTCACGCGCGCGCTATCGCTACTAACTGTGGATGGCGAGAGCTCTGGTAGTTTTGTGGCCATATCAGTGCGTCGTTTTCACCAGGTCACCTTCGAAGGGTGATAGTGCTACAGCGAGAGAGTTGACCAGAGTAGACTTTGAATTGCCACCAACTGGTTAGCAGTCggagattttttttattttattttttttgcgTGCAGTTCTACCCCATGTAGCTCCCAGCCAGGATTGGATCCCCGACTCTTGGTGGAAATTTGGCTATGTAACATCAAAATAAGGAGCATTGGCATACGTGTACCATTCGAAGATTTTTGGTACATATATATGCTGCTACTCCAGCTGTACACTGAAGAGAGCATGCAATAGTTTTTTACTTTTACTCACTGATGGAAATTGTTTTCTATTGCTAATCAGTTTCTCTAAAACATCCTCTATCAACAGGTAGCCTTAGGTGGTTGAAAATCAAAGTGTTGATTAGGAAACCCACAATATGGATAATATATTTTCAGACCAAAAGCAACTTGCATTACTAATTTGCTATGCTTTAGTTTCCATAATTTTACGAGTGGAATTAGAACATATACCGTCACCCTTTTCCTGCACTACTACGTCCTGATCATCATCACGTAAACTAAACCTTTTGGGTCTATTATTAACAAACCTCACCAGGGGTAAACTCGATATTGACAGAAGTCTATACATACCACTACTGACGTAATTTTCATATTTATATCTCATTCGACATCTTGGCGCGTTGATCTACGGAGTCCTCTCACAAGTTACCATATGCGATGTGAGCGCCCGTGAAGCCTACCGAAATACATCACAAGGATAATAAATTCATTCGCAAACGATTACAGCACTTAGCCCATACATATCACAATCCTTACAGCAGGGATGATTATTGGATGGGGGAATATCGACAGGGGGCTGAAAACCACCCGCCGTATGGTCCCCGTAAGTTAGCGGTCGTGACAGCTAAAGAGTTTGTGTTGGCGTATGGTCCATGTAAGTTAGCGGTCATCGACAACTGAAGAGTTTGTGTCTGCGTGTGTGGGTTTGTGTTGGTGTTCGCACTTTTTTTTCCTCTCCAACAAAATAACGCGTAGATCTCATATGTCTTCGAGAAAAAAATCAACAGCTAAAGATGTGCGTGATTAGTATTGACCAAACGTTTCATTGAACCAATCTATAATGTACAATCTATAATGATCGAAAACTTTTGAAAACGTTTATCACCCAAATTAAACTCGCCGTACACCTCATGTTGGACCCACCTGTCAAGGTCGAGGGAGGCGGGAGCGAGGGTAGAGTCTTAGAAATTGGAGGTTAGAAGATGTTTCTGCCAAAAAAATAATTTTTTTCTCACCACTGGTTTGTTCCGCCCGTGTGTACCCGCTTGTCGACTCTCGTCAATCGCTTGTCATCTGCTTCCTCTTCTCTGCCGCACTCCTGCACTCCTCCCCTTCCCTCCCCATCCGTGATCCATTAATCTGTCCGCCGCCCCTTAACCTCTCTGGTCCCGTCTCCTCAACCAAGCGCGGACCATCCCCGGTCGGAGGAGGCGCAGCGGCAGCGGGAGATCATTAGCGCCCACCTCGATCCCAGCGGCGGCACTCACCTAGCCAAATCACCCCGCTTGCTGGACTCCCTGGCGCATCACCGCACGCGACGCTTCAAATCCGCGACAGTTCTGCTCCTTTGCGCTCTGCAAAATACCTTCCACAGGTCGCATCGCTGGACACTAGATGATCATCGTTTCCTGCATCGCCTCCACACGCGCCATCTGCTGTGGGGCCCCGCCGGCTGCGATGGCCTGTGCAACTCCAGCTCCGAATCGAATGCAGACGTGGCCCAGGCTGATCATGAAGGACAAGGACGGCCATGAGCAGGCGATGGCATGTGCAGCTCCGAATCCAGACCTACGTCGTCTGGAACGGCTATGAGCAGCGCAAGGGCAATACTACTTCACTTACCCATATGACCTCCACCAGGCCCGCGCCCGGACGATAACATCGACACGGCCGCGTGCCCTGCACGGTCCCGATCCGCCTGCACCAACCCGCCACCGCGTCAGGCCTCTCCCCTCGCCAGCGAGCCCACCGGTGAGCGTTGCAGCCGCCTCCCCCTATCCCTGCTGCCGACATAAGCCACGGGCCGCCGATGAGCGCTCCTTAGCCCAGCCTTAGGACCCCTTTCCCCATCCGGCCGTCGTGCCGCTCTTGTGCAGGAGCCCATCGCGCCGCTCGTCGATCCCGCAGCCGCCGTCGCCCTCCGCTGCCGCGTCGTGTCGTGGGCccggatgccggtgccccctcTCACGGCACtaccacgccgcggccctgggaaGCCAGGACCCGCGAGCGTGCGTGCGCACCGTGCCgcgccacgaccccgccatGGCCTTGCCGTGCACGGTGACCACGCGacgcggccgcgacgtcgcgttcacGTTACGGCCAAGCCCCCTCGGGCATTCCCTCGAGCACGCCCGGGGCGCttgccacacacacacactggCACTCACACACACGACCACCCAGGGCCCGAGCCGCACCGGATCTGGCAGCCACACCAGATCCGGTGGGAGACCGACAAGCGGGCTCTGCCTGTCGGGGGAAACGTGGGGCGCTGCCCCCTGGGCTCGTGTCGtcaaagagagagagggggaagagagtGATAGGCCGAGGGCCGGCTTGAGCCGGCCTGCACGCCTAGCCTGCCCAAGGACCCGAGCCGGCCTGCGGAGCCGAAGGCCGAGCTGACCCGTGAAGCCCAGCCGAGCTTGGTTGGGCCTTGACCCGGCCCAACACCTTTAGGCCCAGAACCGAGCTGAGCCCTTTTCTTTGTCTTTTACCCGACTTGAccgagggccccacctgtcagcctcggggttaggctgaccagtgggacccACCGACCCGTTGacccgttgaccggtcaacgctgacgtcagcaggtaTTGACCCCCACCAGTGATGTCAGCATGCCATGTGGCacgctctggtgctgccacgtgtcactgctgagtgattttcttttccGAAATTCTTTTTATTAATTTTAGAAATTCATGCTCCAGACTGAACCCAGATACCCCTTGAGATGTCAAGTGAGCAGCATTGACAGGATTGGTATGTGCATGCAGATCCCTAGCATCGGGGGCGTAACAAAGGTTATCTCTTCATCATTTTTGGGCAAATTCCGTGCTTCTCTCATAATTTTATTTCTCAAGAACTGCAGCCTCATCTCTACTTCTTTCATAGTTGGTCTCTGCCCTCCTTTGGCCGTTAAGCATGCTTCTGTTAATGAGGCAATATCATTAATCTCTTCCTGGTCTGCCTCTTCCACAACTTGTGAATCCAATATTTCCATAAGAGACCCTTCCTGAAGCCCTTCAATGAAGTAATGAGACAAGCTTTGTTTCGCTCCTAGATTGTTGATAAAAATTGACTTCTTTCTTGTCAAAAGTTCAATAAGTATTACTCCAAAACTATATACATCACTCTTCTCAGTTAGTTCACCAGAATGATAATACTCCGGATCCAAGTAACCGAATGTTCCTTGCACAATTGTCACCACATGTGTTTCATGAAGTGAAAGAGACCTTGACGTACCAAAGTCCGAAACCTTCACAGTGAAGTTGTCATCCATGAGTATATTGGAAGATTTCACATCTCTATGGAAAATAGGTATTTCAGCAGCCGAGTGTAGATACGAAAGTGCCCCCGCTGCATCCATTGCAATCCTTATACAATCATCCTATGATAGCAGGCATTTTACCATAGTATCTGTGTGAAGGAGGTCATATAGAGTGCCATTTGATATAAACTCGTAGACTAGTAAAGGCACCTCATCTTCTAGGCAACAGCCAAAAAGTTTCACCACATTGCGGCGTATGATTTGAGATAAAATAGCAACCTCATTGATAAATTGGTCTATCTATATTTGCTCCActactttagattttttttatagCCACAACATGCTGGTCTGATAGAATTCCCTTATAAACTGTGCCATGTCCTCCACAACCAAGAACACGGGTAGCATCGTAGTTGTTCGTTGCCTCCTCTAGTTCCTCCAAAGAGAATATCATTATTTTGTTTGTAGTGCTTTCATTCGAGATCAGTTGCTCCAAGAGTAGACCTTGATTTTTTCTTGAAGTATGCTCTTCTTATTCTCCTTCGGATGCCTTGCTTCCACTTACTGATGAGTATGATCGCACATAATGCAACCATTATGGAGCCAAGGCCACAGGCAAGCCCAACTGCAATACCTACAATCATTAAATGTGGAAATTAACAATTTGTGAGTTCATCTTTCAATGATGGATAAAAGATGACCTACCAAGAATTAGATTATGCTTCTTAGCTGACATGACACATTTTTGTTTTGTTGGATCATACATCTTTCCGTGGGAGCAGCCTGTACAGTTGAAGCCTCCATCATAATTGTGGCATATTCAATTGCATTTATTTGGAATAGAGCACTCATCAATGTCTAGACCACCAAGACGCATAGTTGCGTCACATGCTAGCGATGCAAGTAAAAACATGCATTGATCTTCACTATCTCAAAAAGGTAATGCGATGTGTGATCGTGGAGGTGCTGGCGGTGGAAGTAGATGCATCAAAATTCTAAATACTCTGAATATATAACATGTGTGTATTGTTGCCTTCTTTATAAATGTAGTGTTTGAAAAATGAGATGCTGTGCAAATATGGTTTAAGAGAGAAATATAACCTGTACAAGTATTTTCATTTTGCAGGTATGGATTTCCATGGAAGCCATCATTACACTTGCAGCGATACCCATAATGTGTCTTCCCTCGCGTAACATTTTGACAGTTACTGTTGTGACTGACACACGCATACTTAGCATTACTCTGAGCGTCTTGACAAGTCAAGTTTGCAACAACCCACTTTATTATTGTTTCCTCTTCCTGCGAGAAATAAAAAATACCATCCACAACCGACACGGAATAGTACCCAAATTCGTAAGTACCACCATAATTAGGGTTGACTATCCTTTCCATATTATTGGAGCTTGTGTCATTCAGCATGTTGCTAACAGCCAGAAACCCATCATCAAGTGGTAGACGAGTCACACGATATTGTGCATACCGACGGTTAAGAACGGTGATACTTGTTGGAATTATGGGCTTGGCCTATTTATTCTAATCAATacaataaaagaatttaaagctcactattaaatgttagggaatcaattgcttaattccgtaccgggatttgaggaggatctcaaccgatttaaagggtggacttcgtgtacatcacctgtgaagccggtaagaggaggtcggtgaaccacacgcgcgcgctcgctcgcctcgccgagtCGACCTAGCGAGAGCaggcctccggaacctctgctcgctgaaggtcctgcacgggacgcgggcaatcaggtttttggggagcgtcttgacgctactgctcgctccctgatcgtctacttcccggcgtgaacgaacgactacttcgtctgcTTCCtggtgaccgttcgtgggactgcactgcgaacctcttcctgcatcgacatcGTTCGGCTACTTCaggcaaggccagtcgaatagcatgtctatttcagctggtaacggcgcaaccacTGTCCCGCCTTGGGTACACTCTAAACTTATTCTGGTTTAACTTTTTATTCATGCTTATTAGTAAAAATAatatgaacacatgcacatatcttattcacacattatcactcatacCTTTTAATGGTTCAAATTACAAACGTTGGCAAGAGTGGCTTATACTATGGTTAACAATATCGAGAGTGATCCATGTAAAAGAGGGTAAGCGTGAACAGTTCACTCCAGAGGAAGGGAGTGCGTTCGATGAGGCTGATACCCTCTTTCAAGGCTTGGTCATTAGTGTTCTCGGTGAAAACCTGGTGGATTCCTATGTCCGGCTGCCAACTGGCAAAACGTTATGGGATGCTCTTGAGGCTCAATATGGAGTATCTGACGCTGGCAATGAGTTGTATACgatggagcagttccttgaATATAGGATGGTCGAAGACCGTACTGTGGTGGAACAGGCTCATGAAGTACATACTCTGGCAAAAGATCTTAAAAATTATAGCAAAGAGTCCCCATGTGTGTTACCCAATAAGTTTGTGGCCGGAGGTATTATCTCTAAGCTGCCATCTTCTTGGAGGGACTTTGCTACTTCTCTAAAACACAAGAGACAGGAGTTCACCATAGATGGACTCATAGGGACTCTTGATGTTGACGAGAAGGCGAGAGCAAAGGACATACGTGGGAAAGGAGTTATTGGTGCTTCTAGcgccaatcttgttcagaagaacaactcccacaaGAATAAGAAAAAGCCACCGCAGAACCAACCAAAGACTAAGCAGACAACCAccttcaagaagaagaagaagaagggagcttGCGATGTGTGCGCTAGTACGGAAAACTTTACTGCAAAGTGTCCGAACCGCAAAGGCAACCACTCCGCCAACATGGTCATTAGCGAGCCTGGAGAAACATCGGGGTACGGTAATTTATTACCTACAGTTCTTTCAGTTTTTTTATTCACCCGAATGGTGGGTTGACACTGGTgctaatattcatgtttgtgctgatgcttctttattttcttcttaccaggacggcgggacttcctccttgctgatggggaacggatcgcatgcgcgtgttcttggtgttggtacggtaaatctaaagtttacttcggggaaaaccgtgcagctgaagaacgtgcaacatgtccccaccatcaagaagaatcTAGTCAGCGGCTCTCTACTGTTTAGATATCGTTTTAAATTAGTCTTTGAGTCCAATAAATGTATCTTATCTAAGTTtggtacttttgttggaaaaggttatgaaagccgcggaggcttgttccgtctttctttgtcagatgattgtaataaagttgcatacaatGTTATTAACGTTGATGAAACAAATATTTGGCATTCGAGGCTTTGTTACGTTAATTTTGGTTGCATGATGCGCTTAACTAATTTGAGTTTAATTCCAAAGTTTACTTTTGTCAAAAATTCTAAGTgtcatgtatgtgttgaatgaAAACAAACTCGCAAGCCTCATAAGGCCGCGGAGGCGAGGAGCTTGGCAcccttagaattaattcattccgatttgtgcgaaatgaatggagtgttgacaaaaggtggtaaaagatatttcatgactttgattgatgacagtactagattttgttacatctatttgttgaagtcaaaagatgaagctttacgctactttaaaatctataaagctgaagtagaaaaccaacttgagagaaagatcaaaagagttaggtcagatcgtggtggcgagtacttctcaaatttatttactttattctgcgaggaacatgatattattcatgagaggacgcctccctattcacttcagtcaaatggggttgccgaaagaaagaaccgcactctaactgatttggttaacgccatgttagatacAGCAGGACTTTCCAagtgtaacgccctgaaaatccaccaGAATTAAAACATGCGCTAAGGTGCTTCGTTCAGAAATCactcgtcgtcaaaaccctaaccagatcgcagtcccgtcccgcaccgctcggtagcttgtcgaccgcgcgcgaccgctttccgcgattagcgccggcgcggtCCTTTTCCCCGCGCAACGCGCAAAtgccgcgcacgcgtggccgaccggccgcggccgctgccgcgattggcgccgacgcgtttcccTTTCCCCTTGCTGATCTCCTCGCGCAGTGTGCGTACGtcgcgcgcgcgaatcccgccggaACGCGTcgccctttctcttttccccatttccttttccttctcttctcttttccttccccatttccttttttcctttttccttttccattttcccttctcttttcctttcttcccttttctcttcttcttttttccttcttcttttccttccttccctcccttttctttttccctctttccttcctgcttccccctcctctcccctgctcccgagcacccccccccccgcgcgctagcctctgccccggccacgccacgacgcgcgcgcacgcgccgcgcgtggccgtgcgtcgcgccgcgccgcccgtcgccacgccctcgcccctggcccacgccacgccacgccgcccgcgcgcacgcgcgcgccgcccgtcgtcaaccgcgccgcccgccgctgctccctgccgcgccccgccgcgcgcgtcgCTCCTGTGCCAGCACAGCTCCAAGTACGGCGCctcggcgccctccccgccacgccgtgtcgcgacggccgcaagcggccgagcgccattgatggcgccccgcaccgcccgccggccgccaccgcctcgttcccctccgcctcgccgcccactccctctataaatacccccagCGCCGCACTCCACcaccacgaccaccaccaccgcccctaCCCACTTTCCCCCtgcccctagcgccgccgccgtgcaccccaccaccggccgccgccccacaCCGTGGACCCGCTCCCTCACCGCgtcccaagccgaggtgaggccgggaactagtctcccgtgaccccctctctcttttcccctctcacctgagccgccccgggccccggccgccggatttggccgggcgccggcgccccacctcccctcctctgctctgtgcgggaggaaggaggaagacaGGGGctatttgcccaaaaccccctcccttcTCCTGTTTTTCCCAAAGGAATTTCCCTAAccactcccttttgcaaaagaagccctaccctttccgttaattcaaaccaaacccctcaaTACGCAAACCTAGTTATACTCGACACATTCTAACATACTCAGGGTATCTCTAGGAAATCGTAAATAGGTCCTCACTCTTtccggataattacgaacaagcccttggacccccgtttaaaccctaaaaccctctttagcgcgtcattttatgcgcgaaacgacctccgattgacccgaaactttaccacgccctttctagtatagttctagccatgccattaagaaaccacccaaaaatattacccctacctccgtaactaaattgtttccgattcaagcttgacgataaaagcttttagttctctcgcttgattgcatgcctatttgtttgcgtcgtaggacacggagtgaacgaagaggtttccgactgcgaccaagcaaccgaggaccagttctgcgaccccgaacccgagggacagtgcttcgaccaggactttccgcgaggatttgacgatggcaagttcaattccgccctttgatgcatgtttttgtcctagtttttataaacacaacccgatggcctattttataaaattgcatggttttgtgtgccgtaaccatggtaggatagccacccttgttgcgacaaccataccttgaccacctgattttataaagaaaatgcgtgtgtgtgggaaagggtaaaatgtggatttgagaaatgagtcggacgggatggatggcatttctgtgtgaattgccgttggtgtcctcgtacctgtgtggttgagcgtggaggggagatatccatcttgtcacccctaaggaccgagttgatgtgtcgtctcacctagcttcctgtcgtgcaaaccacttgaccgttgtatgggcaacggcttggcctaaccccactagttagtctgatagccatcaggagagctgggagcaacgggtgatcaaggagacgggataagctctgtgtgacttatgccccggttaaacctcggtggtaggtcgaatgaccccttgataaatcccgtggtggctagtcaggtctagctaaggtgggtaagggcttcgatgggatctgcaccggcactaagatgttcgtgctgtggtaccccacctgtgggtaaagttgcacacctctgcagagttgaaaatctattcgaatagccgtgcccacggtattgggcaagttacggtgtggtcacataactagtgtttctccctgggaatggatgggctggtgtgagttgtttggaaagtgtccggcagttgtgccgtgtgctacggcggacggggagtccggtagcagtttaaaacctggatcctgtgtggatcgacaccgTGTGCTCTTTGATACTAGAgaacttgttttggaaaatgTTTTAAAACAAATCTTTGCatacaactgagttttccgcaaatgaaccatgaccttacccttggattaccctgtgcattaaattctgttatacccccctccgtgggtgtgattgggcttgctgagtacgtttgtactcacccctttcttactgttacagtggaagacccagactacgtccccgaagacaacgagtagggtttcgtcctgca
Coding sequences within it:
- the LOC112881589 gene encoding wall-associated receptor kinase 3-like isoform X1, with amino-acid sequence MSGSGLVEPPMFFNVTSGSGTNNYNISWNTPAKGLTIPGQYNDFYALGCDFDVKLFDNVGNPIGSCMSRCRGEVPPNQGSCNNIGCCLISFEQNISDFQATIVRADGMAARSDSVHLGIIASMGDNYYTSHHLLSSWTNASKLPGVLEVAIMDQPSCERAQTNKASYACATNSNCANASYGGYTCHCNNYQSNYQSNPYLSEGCEPRQDYNPEPKEQCLRSCGNMSIPFPFGLEDGCFGNERFQLNCTAGNTLFRAGHAQYRVISMSVCNARVFTLFKLQYKSLAKSNFQNFFVVKLGSPLNPLPSEHLIAQNISRRLAA
- the LOC112881589 gene encoding wall-associated receptor kinase 3-like isoform X2, with protein sequence MSGSGLVEPPMFFNVTSGSGTNNYNISWNTPAKGLTIPGQYNDFYALGCDFDVKLFDNVGNPIGSCMSRCRGEVPPNQGSCNNIGCCLISFEQNISDFQATIVRADGMAARSDSVHLGIIASMGDNYYTSHHLLSSWTNASKLPGVLEVAIMDQPSCERAQTNKASYACATNSNCANASYGGYTCHCNNYQSNYQSNPYLSEGCEPRQDYNPEPKEQCLRSCGNMSIPFPFGLEDGCFGNERFQLNCTAEAYVQQQRSRCCRVLWGMYEKFQKWSHSSCQ